The following are encoded together in the Clostridium sp. BJN0013 genome:
- a CDS encoding lysostaphin resistance A-like protein has product MERNNTKYLFITILIAAILWYVMFVIKPINFWLEMSLSITFLVFISLIIDKKIARVDKITLKNIVIGVLSAICLYMVFYIGNIISGYIFPFKNAQVLSIYSIKTQGNLLWISLLLIFIIGPCEEIYWRGFIQNTLSKKLGENKGYILTALLYAGVHVITGNIMLVIAALVCGIYWGWMYKKQKSLSSVIISHAIWDLTIFVLLPIM; this is encoded by the coding sequence TTGGAGAGAAATAATACTAAATATTTATTTATCACAATATTGATTGCCGCTATTTTATGGTATGTAATGTTTGTAATAAAACCTATTAACTTCTGGCTGGAGATGAGTTTATCTATTACTTTTTTAGTATTTATATCGTTAATTATAGATAAAAAAATTGCTAGAGTAGATAAAATAACATTAAAAAATATTGTAATTGGAGTTTTATCAGCTATATGTTTGTATATGGTATTTTATATAGGCAACATTATATCTGGTTATATTTTTCCATTTAAGAATGCACAAGTGTTATCCATATATAGCATTAAAACACAAGGAAATCTTTTATGGATTAGTTTATTACTTATCTTTATAATTGGACCATGTGAAGAAATTTACTGGCGTGGATTTATTCAAAATACACTATCAAAAAAATTGGGAGAAAATAAAGGGTATATTCTAACTGCACTTCTGTATGCAGGAGTTCATGTTATTACTGGAAACATTATGCTTGTCATAGCTGCCCTTGTCTGTGGAATATACTGGGGATGGATGTACAAAAAGCAAAAGAGTCTCTCCAGTGTAATTATATCTCATGCCATTTGGGATTTAACCATATTTGTTTTACTTCCTATTATGTAA
- a CDS encoding sensor histidine kinase, with the protein MQRSLRRKLSFSYMLVALICVVLISILANFFLEKQFKNYVIQTHEHTSQNIINSLVQLYSSHGWNKDVIESTGINALENGIILTVKDLSGKTIWNATSYNNGMCQAMLDHMSQNMIKLYPNWKGSYKQDEYPLMKNSQKIGTAIIGYYGPFYYSDRDLMFLSTLNKILISVGIISLSFALILGVIMAGGLSRPILRVIETAEEISKGDYSTRINENSNIIEINNLTSTINNLAKTLQNQENLRKRLTADVSHELRTPLTTLQSHMEAILDGVWEPTQDRINSCHGEIMRINRMVSDLEKLAEYEGENLILNKSKFNISEVVGNIMLNFQNEYASKKIDFIFNSKDIFICADKDKISQIIINLVSNALKYTKQGGKVLIQAHNKNDYLELIVQDNGQGIPKEDLPYIFERFYRADKSRNRLTGGAGIGLTITKSLVEVHKGKITVESELNKGTTFKVSIPVK; encoded by the coding sequence ATGCAAAGAAGCCTGAGAAGAAAATTGTCTTTTTCATATATGCTTGTAGCACTAATTTGTGTAGTTTTAATTAGTATACTGGCCAACTTTTTCTTAGAGAAACAATTTAAAAATTACGTTATACAGACCCATGAACATACGAGCCAGAATATAATAAATTCTCTAGTTCAGCTGTACAGCAGCCATGGATGGAACAAAGATGTAATAGAAAGCACTGGTATAAATGCACTTGAAAATGGAATCATACTCACTGTAAAAGATTTATCAGGCAAAACAATTTGGAACGCAACATCATATAATAACGGTATGTGTCAGGCAATGCTTGATCATATGTCACAAAATATGATAAAGCTTTATCCAAATTGGAAAGGAAGCTATAAACAAGATGAATACCCTTTAATGAAAAATTCTCAAAAAATAGGTACTGCCATAATTGGGTACTATGGCCCTTTTTACTATAGTGATAGGGATTTGATGTTTTTAAGTACTTTAAATAAAATACTGATAAGCGTGGGAATTATTTCATTATCCTTTGCTTTAATACTAGGTGTAATTATGGCAGGAGGTTTGAGCAGGCCAATTTTACGTGTTATAGAAACTGCTGAAGAAATATCAAAAGGTGATTACAGTACCAGGATTAATGAAAACTCTAACATTATTGAAATAAATAATCTTACATCTACAATAAATAATCTTGCAAAAACACTGCAAAACCAAGAAAATTTGAGAAAAAGGCTTACTGCAGATGTATCTCATGAACTTAGAACACCTCTTACTACACTGCAAAGTCACATGGAAGCTATATTAGATGGAGTATGGGAGCCCACACAAGATAGAATTAACAGCTGTCATGGAGAAATAATGAGGATAAATCGTATGGTAAGTGATTTGGAAAAACTTGCTGAGTATGAAGGAGAGAATCTCATATTAAATAAATCTAAATTCAATATAAGTGAAGTAGTTGGAAATATTATGCTTAATTTTCAAAATGAATATGCAAGTAAGAAAATTGACTTTATTTTTAATAGTAAAGATATATTCATTTGTGCTGATAAAGATAAGATAAGCCAAATAATAATAAATTTAGTTTCAAATGCTTTAAAGTATACAAAACAGGGCGGTAAGGTTTTAATTCAAGCCCATAATAAAAATGATTATCTTGAACTGATAGTTCAAGATAATGGACAGGGAATACCAAAGGAAGATCTTCCATATATTTTTGAAAGATTTTACAGAGCTGATAAATCACGAAACAGACTTACAGGGGGAGCAGGAATAGGGCTTACAATAACTAAATCCTTAGTAGAGGTACATAAAGGTAAAATAACCGTTGAAAGTGAATTGAATAAGGGTACAACTTTTAAAGTATCCATACCTGTGAAGTAA